The window AGCTCCTTCAATCACTGCGGTGACTGGAACAAAGGGAACTGGTGCAAATGCATCTAAGTTCGTTAAGGGAACCACGATGACAATCACTGGTACAAATCTGACCGGTGCTACTGCGGTTCGCATTGGTGCAAATACCATTGCTGAATTCACCGTAGTTAGCAGCACTCAGATCACATTCACTGCGCCTACCAATAAGACTGGTACCTCAGTGTCTGTGGTAACTCCTGGTGGTACTGCAACCAAGTCTGGCACCGTAGCTACGACTGCCTAAGTTGCAAAACTAAAGGGGTAAAACCTTAAGGGGTTGGGGCTTGTAACACTTTGTTGCAAGCCCCAACCTTGAGGTAATTAACGAGGCTATCCAATCCACGGATAGTTAAAAAGGAGCAACGGCTCTGATTATGAGGGGGAATCGTGGATACATCGAAGGCAATTAGTCAGAAAAACAACATGCGACCTTCATTCAAGGTAGCGAAAATTCGAATAGGACAATTTTTGATGAAGCGAACTGCGCGTCAAATTAAATCAATGGTTTTGGCTGCACTAGCTGTAGCACTTTTTTCTGGCGGTTTGACCGCTACGTCAGCGCAAGCCGCTGGCGACAGAACTCTCATAATTCATTACTCACGTACAACACTCGATAATGACGGAACATCTGCTAACGGATACTGCGATGAAGATCCTTGTGGACTCTATGATGGTTGGAATTTATGGCTCTGGCAGACCGGTGATTCAGACTCAGGCAATACTGCAACCTGGGGAGAAGTTGGTGGCGGATGGCAATTTGATCCTGCCGACCAGGATAATTTCGGTGCGAAAGCGATCATTAAAGTTACCAGTGCTTCAACAAAGGTAGGCTTCATAGTTCGTATTGGTTCAAATAAAAATGATGTTGCTGAAGATCGCTTCATAGACATGAAGCCAACTGGAACCACTGAAGTTTGGCTTAAGCAAAACGATTCAATGATTTATACCTCAAATCCAAACGATCGAGTACTTCGGATTCACTACAAGCGAGGAGATAATAAGTACACCGGATGGGACATCCTGACCCAAGAAGAGGATTCGGCTGACAACAAGGCCGTGCCATTTGCTAGTGCGCCTGATTGCTTTGGTCGGGTAGCAAGCATTAACTTGCCCGACATTACCCAAGTGGACCAAAAGTTTATTTTGCGTAAGGGTGGAAATGCACTCACGCTTCAGTCAGAGGTATTCACTGCAACTTTGTCTCCGAAAAAGTACACAGACTTTTGGCTGGATGCCAATCTATTTGACGACGGTGGCACGCTGGTGGACATTACCGTCGACAAGACTGTTGGCGAGGAAACCGTTACCTATTTGGACATGACTGATAAAGCTAGTTTGACTAATCCCACCGGAAATTTGGTGGCAGTTCATTACAGTCGCCCACTGCAAGATTATGCAGGTTGGAAAGTTAATCACCTTGGAAATGGTGTTGCCTACAGCCCTGACTTGAAGGACAGTTTCGGCCGCATTGCGTGCGTTTACGAATTCGATCGCACAGCATCTTCGATTGTTATCACCATCAAGAAGGGTTCAACTATGGACCTTGCTTCGGGGGAACTGCCAACTGGACTCGGTGGTCAGCGCACTGTTAACATCACTGGCTCAATGACTGAGGTATGGATTAAGCAAGGCAATAAGACAGTCTTCGACAAAGTGCTTGTTCCAGATCCAGCAATTAAGGCTGCCCAAAAATTATCAAAGGTCCCAACATCTCTCAAGCGAGGCAAGAGTGTAGCTTTGCCGGCAAAAACCGATGCCAAGCTTGTGGTTAAGTGGACAGTGATTACGCCACAAAATTGCAAAATCAAGTCTGGCAAACTCTTCGCTAAGAGTCCTGGAACTTGCAAACTTGGTGCAATGCAAAGTGGTAATGCAGCTTTCAAACTTTATACCAACCAGTTCAGAATCACTATTAACTAATCAACCCTGCATGTGTTTAACGTGCTAAAACCAAGTCCTTCGGAGGAAAAATGAAAAGTAAGAAAGTTGGAATAGTAGGTGGCATAGTAGCTGCAGCTATGTTGGTAACAGGGTTGACAATGCCTGCAGCTCAGGCAGCAACTGTAGTTACGATTTGGACCGATTTGGACCGGGCAAGTGCATTTCAATCATGGGCTAAGGCCTTTAACCGAAAGCATAAGTCAATTGTCGTAAATGTTATCGGCAAGGACGGCCATAAAGATAAATTGAAGACTGTTTCGGATACTGATGCTCCAGACATTATCGTGGGCGCGCATGACTGGATTGGCCCACTGCAATCAGATGGTTCGATTCTTCCGCTGACAATAGCCAATGCTTCCCAGTTTGATAAGCGCGACAAGGATGCATTCAAACTCGGTGGTGCCACCTATGGCGTGCCAGTAGCTGTCGAAAATGTGGCACTGTTCCGAAATGCAAACTTGGTGCCTAAAGCACCAAAGAAGATGGCAGATATCGAGTTGGACTGCAAGAAGTTTTTTAAGAAGAACAAGAAAGCAAAATTCTGTCTCGCAGTTTCGCCAGGTGATCCGTATCACATGTACCCATTCTTTTCTGGACTAGGCGGATATATATTCGGTGGCTCATCAGGGAACTGGAACACCAACAAACTGGGAATTGCAAACAGCAAGTTCCTCAAGAATTCAACCTTGATTGACAAGTGGTATCGCGAGAAACTGTTTAATGTAAATGTGACTGGCGATACTGCTCTTGCAGCTTTTACCGGCAAGCAAGCCCCATACATGGTTACAGGTCCATGGAACTTGGACAAGATCCGACTAAAGAACATCAATTACGAGATGTCACCATTCCCAACGGTAGTTAAGGGATTCAAGGCAGTTCCGTTTTATGGCGTGCAGGGTGCGATGCGCACTAAGTGGGCAGCGCCTGGCAAGCATAAGAACGTGTTGCAGGTAAACCAGGTTCTTGCGGATCTGACAACCAAGGACGCACAACTTCGGATTGCAAATCTAACCATTCGGACTCCGGCAAATAAACTTGCTCGAGCTGCCTTTAAAGATCCTGACAGCGCGGCATTCTTCAAGGCCGGTCAAGGTGCAATCACCATGCCGCAGATTCTGGCGATGGGCGCTGTTTGGACTCCGTTAGGTAATGCTTGGAGCCAGGTCAAGACCGAGAAACTTGCTTCCAAGCGGTTCAAGAAAGCGCAGTCAACCATCTCGAAAGCAATAAAGTAAAAAGAGTTACGAAAGCGAAAGTTCACGAATCGGCTAGCGCAGATACTTAGCAATTTGCCAGTGTCTGCGCTAGTCGATGAACTACATATTTTAATTAGGTGGGGTTAAATCGGTGGTTGGCTTAGTTGCCCGAATTCTGTTCTTGGGACTTATTGATTCTTTGGCATTTTGGGCTGGAACCCACTTAGTAGTTTCCAGCAACTGGTTAGCCTTGACCTGGTTGGTAATTACCACTGTGATTATCAACATCGTCTATTTGGCCAAGCGAACTAAGGCTTCTCGCTGGCTGTTGCCAGGCACCATTCTGTTAGTAATTTTCCAGATCTATCCGGTCTTATTTACTGCAGTAGCTGCTTTTAGCAATTATTCGACCGAACACTTTGTCAGCAGAGATGAAGCCCGAAAGGCCGTGCTGCTTTCATATGTTCAGCAGGTTGAAGATAGTCCTGAATACCCAATTCGAGCTATCCACAAAGGTAAAGAGTTCGGACTTCTGATAGTCAATCCAGAGACCGAGAAGGTTTACTTAGGCACCGAAGATGCAGCAACAGAGATTCCCTCTCCTAAATTTGATTCAGATGGCCTGCCGCTGCCTCCAGCGGATTGGAATGTATACAGTGACGATCAAATCAATTCGTCCGAGTCAATCCAAAATTCGCTCACGGACTTCGCCTCTCCGATAAGTAAGGACACTTACATAAAAGGTGATACCTATCCCGTTGGCTATGAGTATTCCACCACCGTAATCTATGACGCCAAAAAAGATCAGTTGATAGATACAACAACTGGATATGTTTTCAAGGAAGTCGAAGGTGCATTCGTAGCTGAAGACGGCACTTCACTAACACCTGGTTGGCGAGTAAATGTAGGATTCAAGAATTTTCACTCTGTAATCACTGATCCGGTAGTCCGAGGCCCATTTGTTCGAGTTTTGATTTGGACCTTCGTCTACGCATTCTTAACTGTGATAACTACCTTTATCCTGGGCTTAACTTTGGCTTTGATTTTGAATCATCCAGGCGTCAAAGGTCGCAAGTTCTTGAGATCCTCGCTAATTATTCCGTACGCAATGCCCGGCTTTTTGTCTTTACTGATCTGGGCCGGCTTCCTTAATGATGATTTTGGCGTTATCAATAATTTGCTCGGAACAAACATTCCCTGGCTAACGGATGCATTTTGGGCAAAAGTATCAACGGTGCTGGTTAATTTATGGCTTGGTTTCCCTTACATGTTCCTAATTTGCACGGGCGCTATTCAGTCCATTCCAGCCGAGCTCGCCGAAGCGGCCTCGGTAGATGGAGCAAAACCGCGCCAGATACTTACCAGAATCAAATTGCCATTACTGATGGTCACCGTATCTCCATTGCTAATTGGATCCTTTGCCTACAATTTCAATAATTTTGGCGGCATTTATCTATTGACTGGTGGTGGACCTCCAGCTGCAGATTCTGAAATTGCTGGCTCAACCGATATTTTGATTTCCTACACCTACAAGTTGGCTATTGAATCGGGACACGGTAACGATTACGGTCTGGCTTGTGCTATTTCGATCTTGATCTTCTTTATTGTTGCGGGCATCTCAACACTTTCATTCACCCGTACCCGTGCTTTAGAGACTTTGAACTAGGAGAGCATATGTCAACTCAAACTTTGGATTCTGTGGCAGCTCGCCAGGTGCAGTCGCGTGCACCGAAAAAGCGCAACAAGAATAGAGGCAAACTTTGGTGGCGGTATTTAACCGCCGTCCTAGCATTTTTATTCGCTGTCATGCCAATTGTCTGGGTAATGATGGCAGCCTTGAATCCGGCTGGCACACTTTCAACTCTGAATTTGCACTGGAGCGACTTTGGTCTTGATAACTTCCGATTCTTATTCGGCAAGCATGACATTAGCAATGACGTAACTTATGAGAATTATCCATACCTACATTGGTATGGTAACTCGCTCATGATTTCTTCTGTGGCAGCAATCTTGCAAGTAACAGTCGCAACTGTGGCCGCTTACGCATTTAGTCGCATTGCTTTCAAAGGGCGCCGACTTAGTCTTGGTGGACTGCTCATTCTGCAAATGTTTCCCCAGATCCTTTCTTTCATTGCACTCTTTTTGATTATGCAGAAAATCGGAACAATTTTCCCATTCATGGGAACTGGCACCATTGCCGGACTAATTCTTATTTATTTGGGCGGGGCAATGGGCTACAACACTTATTTGCTCAAGGGCTTCTTTGACACCATACCTCGTGAGCTCGATGAGGCGGCAATTGTTGATGGAGCTACCGCTAACCAAGTGTTCATGAAAATCATTTTGCCATTGGCAGCCCCAATGCTCGCGGTAGTTATGTTGCTCTCCTTCATCGGACTCATGAACGACTTCGTCTTAGCCAGCATTTTCTTGACTAAGACCGATCAGATGACCCTGGCTGTTGGCCTTCGTTCATTTATTTCAGGGCGATACGCATCAAACTGGGGGGTATTTGCGGCTGGCGCCATGTTGGCTGCGCTACCAGTTGTAATCCTCTTCCAAGTACTTCAGCGCTTCATCGTCGAGGGACTATCCGCAGGCTCTGTTAAGGGCTAGTAAATAACGAAATCTTGATGTTAAACAACATAGAAAAAGGGAAAAAGTATCAAATGAAGGTATCAGTTCAGCGCAAGGCAATCATCAGAATCCTTGCCGCATTTTCACTACTAGCAGGGTTTTTAGGTGCATATGGATTTGCCCCGGCATCAGCATCCACAACAAGCACCATAACGATTCACTACAATCGCCCGGATAATAACTACACCGACTGGAACATGTGGATTTGGTTTCCAGGGTTCACTGACGACTACGCCAAAGAACATGGCCTGATTGGCACTCAAGATACTTCAGCGCGAAATCTCTTCAATGGAACTGATGCGTATGGCAAGAAGTTGACTCTGACTCTGACTGATATTCAGGATGTCAAAAAGATTGGCTTTATCGTTCGCAAAGATGATTGGTCTAAGGATGTCGGCTCCGATCGATTTATTACTGAGTTTGATGCTAATGGAAATGCCGAAATTTGGATCCGCTCTGGAATTGCCAAAGTTTATACTTCAGTTCCATGTTTGTGTGCTGAAATTTATAGCGCAACCCAAGATGATTATCGAACCATCAATGTCACACTGAGCGAAACTTTCCGTGGCGTTACCGGCGACACTGGCGCACAAGGCTGGACAATTTCTGACGGATTAAATATTGTCTCAGTGGCGGTAGCTCAAGCTGGTAAAACTATTAGAACCACCAGAGCGCTCCGGCTTACAACAGATGCCGACATGGTATTGGGCAAAACATATACCGTAACTAACACTCGATCATTTGCGGTCACGAAGAAGCAAGTGAAATCAAATGTTGCAACTTTGACGACTACTACTGCACCTGGTGTTTCACCTGGTCAAACTGTGATTGTAAAAAATGTTGATGGTCGAATAGATGGTGTCGTTAAAGTAGTAGCTTCACCAACGCCAACTGCATCGCCAACTGCAATCACTTTCTCGTATGCAAAAACATCTCCAGACATTGCACTATCTGACGCAAGTGGAACTGTTGAAACTGGCTTTGGCAGCGCACCTGTCGTAACCGGTCAAATCTTCTCTTCGCCTACCTTTGCGGAAAAATTCACTTACGACGGAGATGATCTAGGGAACACCTACACACCTACCAAAACCAGTTTCCGCGTTTGGGCACCAACAGCTACCGACGTTAAACTTCTGACATTCGGAAATGCACTGCCACCTTCGTCAATCTCAGATACGCCAACTGTGATACAGCTGACTCAAGGTGTGAAGGGAACTTGGTTCGGTTCAATTGATGGCGATCAGCATGGTTTGATTTACCAGTACCGAGT of the Actinomycetota bacterium genome contains:
- a CDS encoding extracellular solute-binding protein produces the protein MKSKKVGIVGGIVAAAMLVTGLTMPAAQAATVVTIWTDLDRASAFQSWAKAFNRKHKSIVVNVIGKDGHKDKLKTVSDTDAPDIIVGAHDWIGPLQSDGSILPLTIANASQFDKRDKDAFKLGGATYGVPVAVENVALFRNANLVPKAPKKMADIELDCKKFFKKNKKAKFCLAVSPGDPYHMYPFFSGLGGYIFGGSSGNWNTNKLGIANSKFLKNSTLIDKWYREKLFNVNVTGDTALAAFTGKQAPYMVTGPWNLDKIRLKNINYEMSPFPTVVKGFKAVPFYGVQGAMRTKWAAPGKHKNVLQVNQVLADLTTKDAQLRIANLTIRTPANKLARAAFKDPDSAAFFKAGQGAITMPQILAMGAVWTPLGNAWSQVKTEKLASKRFKKAQSTISKAIK
- a CDS encoding ABC transporter permease subunit, whose translation is MVGLVARILFLGLIDSLAFWAGTHLVVSSNWLALTWLVITTVIINIVYLAKRTKASRWLLPGTILLVIFQIYPVLFTAVAAFSNYSTEHFVSRDEARKAVLLSYVQQVEDSPEYPIRAIHKGKEFGLLIVNPETEKVYLGTEDAATEIPSPKFDSDGLPLPPADWNVYSDDQINSSESIQNSLTDFASPISKDTYIKGDTYPVGYEYSTTVIYDAKKDQLIDTTTGYVFKEVEGAFVAEDGTSLTPGWRVNVGFKNFHSVITDPVVRGPFVRVLIWTFVYAFLTVITTFILGLTLALILNHPGVKGRKFLRSSLIIPYAMPGFLSLLIWAGFLNDDFGVINNLLGTNIPWLTDAFWAKVSTVLVNLWLGFPYMFLICTGAIQSIPAELAEAASVDGAKPRQILTRIKLPLLMVTVSPLLIGSFAYNFNNFGGIYLLTGGGPPAADSEIAGSTDILISYTYKLAIESGHGNDYGLACAISILIFFIVAGISTLSFTRTRALETLN
- a CDS encoding sugar ABC transporter permease — its product is MSTQTLDSVAARQVQSRAPKKRNKNRGKLWWRYLTAVLAFLFAVMPIVWVMMAALNPAGTLSTLNLHWSDFGLDNFRFLFGKHDISNDVTYENYPYLHWYGNSLMISSVAAILQVTVATVAAYAFSRIAFKGRRLSLGGLLILQMFPQILSFIALFLIMQKIGTIFPFMGTGTIAGLILIYLGGAMGYNTYLLKGFFDTIPRELDEAAIVDGATANQVFMKIILPLAAPMLAVVMLLSFIGLMNDFVLASIFLTKTDQMTLAVGLRSFISGRYASNWGVFAAGAMLAALPVVILFQVLQRFIVEGLSAGSVKG